GGTAATACGCAATAGAAAAAGTTAGAGTTATCATTCTCGAAAAAAATCATGGCAAGAAAAAAGCAACTAGTAAAGTGAGTCTAAATGTTGAGAAATGACAATTACTACAATAATCTCAATATTCTTTTTTAACTCCAAGAACTCATTGTTGAAACTCATGCTTGTGTCACGAAAGACTTTAACTTCAATTCATAACGAGCCACTTATAAATCATTCACTATCGAATTTATAATATTTACTCAACTTGATCTGTTGTTCCCTTTGAAAACTTTTcactttattatttttgattGTTCTATTTGTATTAACAAAAGCAAGTTCAGATTCAAATGCTTTTGCTTGTCTCAGTCTCACTATAATAAAACTTTAACATTGTCTGTAGGAAGCCATAAGTTGGTAATGGCATTAGTGGAAAACAAATCGGATTTGGCTGAACATTTATAAACATTCTTTCAGATTTTAGGCATGTTCATAAAGAAGAGGTGCTTCTCCTATTGTATTCTCTAACCTCTGCTTCTTGTTTATTATGACTAAATTATTTTCTTCTATCGGTGTTatcaattagttttttttttaattatacaaaATTATGGTTTTATCTATTTAGTACTATTTTATacaagtattttaaatttaatcaatTATGATGTAAAGAAAATAAGTTATAGTAAAACAAATGGTACCACATGTAGTAGTTTAGCcgtttttttaaatatcatgtAGAAAATTACGACGGGTTGAACACCGCTgcatttctttttttaaaagcaCTTATTAAAAAATGGTAAAAAATAGTGACGGTTTTACAACCGTCGCAAAATCAATTATCTAATTAGCAGCGGTTATACCAGTGGTTGCTGAAAATTGTCGCAAAATCGACTGTCCACGCCACTAACCAGGACGGTTCATCCAACCACTGGTATTTGTTTTTGCGGCGGTTTACAATCGCCAACCGCCGCTAATAATGGAAAAAACCGCCACAAATCTCCACTCTTCTTGTAGTGCTGGTACCATCTATGGAAATCACGCAAGTATCCACTCACTGGTTCTCCGTGAGTGCATAACCTTAGGTGGTACGAAACATTTTGCAGAGTTATGGTGCACTCATCCCAAGGCAAGTGAAAAGTGTGGGTCTCCAGACGCCAACACTCCACTTATGCAGTAATAAGGCAGTTGTCAAAGACAGTTTCTGAATTGCACTGTATCACCAAACACAGCCTCCCTCAAGTAAAGGAAAATGACATCCGGTGATGCAAGAATGTGACTCACTCGCATAAGGAGTAACAAGCGAGACCTCtactaaaacataaaatatttcaataacaaatttatttcaattgtaaaaatttttatttcgaaataaaaagataaaaataataataaatagttatttcACATTTCAGaataattaactttaaaaatcaagtatttaaaaaatttatcccACATCATCGCAATAAATATCCAGTAAAAcaattttttagtatattcaaagttaaaataaaaaatataaaattcgaTTAATAAGAAAAcgtaataaatatttaataagtaaattaaattaactaataagttaaataaaattgattaattaatatactaaaaatacaTTCCACCATCTAACAAATGCTAATAATATATCAACTAACCTATTTTATGTTACCAAAACATAATCTATTCTACTCATGTATAACAACACTAAATCTATATAAAAGTATCCTAACTATAATTATatgcttatttatttatttaaaagagaaaaataacactAACCTGAAATAAAGTCGATCACTCCCGCAATTTGCCAAGTTGTATTCAAGCGGTTGATGTCATCGTCTCATGCATCTCCGTGTGCTATCGTCTGAGTATCTCAAAAATATCAAGTAAAACGTTCAACGAAGGGAGAAATGAAGGTTAAAGGAcataaggctacacttatatagaGTAGTTATGGTATAATGTAGCTACGCTTTAAAGGTGATGCAGTATCAAAGATAAGTGTAGCCTATTCTAACAAGCATGGAagttgaaaagcgtagcctttggtccataatagcatcacttgaaaagtgCACCCTATTCCCAAATGCCGAAAGTGTAGCTTTTGATATAGAAAAAGGTTTCTATTTTATCAATCTACCCCTGTGTGATTCCTATTGAAGCATATCTCGGGGGGGTGCAGGGCAGACGATTTCAAAACGGACTCCCCATTCATTAGATAGAGAAAATCACCAAGATTTCGTGATGCGCTGTCGAACTtattccaattcaataagagatCTCAATATTATGCCTTGAAGAGgaaagcgtagcctttgagaataggcaacaGCCGAATAGGCATCCCCCACTAAAGTGTCTCCATAGCCAAAAAAGTGTAGCCTTTGCCTAagacattattttttttcattttcagcTACACTTTTTAAGTATGGCTGAATgtgtatttttcttgtagtgacttatttatttaaaagaGGAAAACAACACTAATCTGGAAGTCGATCGCTCCCACAATGTGCCAACTTGTATTCAGGCGGTTGATGTCATCGTCTCATGCATCTGCACGCGCCATAACGTCTGAGAATCTtaaaaatatcaagaaaaacGTTAGACAAAAGGAGAAATGAAGGTTAAAGGACAATCAGAGAGTGACACTTGAGGCGCTGTGAACGAGTTCCTTATATAAGCGCGTCTAAgccttatctcgtttacagtgtaaccgaaataaattaaaaatatttatatctcgtttataatgtaaacgagataaaaTACGTGTCATAACACGTATAATACGATACGTGAATTTCGTAACGTGTCTTATtcgttatttttatttatttaaaagaaattcTAGATACTGGCTATAGTAGAATACCTcagaatttatttaatttaatttctatatatatatatatatatatatatatatatatatatatatatatatatatatatatatatataatcaacaaGTAAAAGGCTAAGATAATTTGaagataattaattaaaaaaatgatactTCTATGATGATAATATGTGAGATTTGAAGAATCCAGTTCTAGCTATTGTCTAAAACCTAATCCAAATTTATTCAGTTGgaagaaattaaatgaaaaaaaaaaacaaatgaaataaaaaagacAGCAgcattttttattaacaataatATGTATGTGCTGCTTAAACAAAGCAAAAGAATATGATGACAAAGATGCCATAAAGATCGAACTCAATATTGAGTTGTAATAGCAGTAGCACGAAAAGTGTccttaaattataatttaataatctaATGCTTCTTGACAAAaccatttttatatattttgcaATAAACTTAAGTTTGAAAGGAGATACTCGTTTCATAATAATataagatataagataagatatgattctagactCATCAACACTTAAAGAATTGCTTATGATGAATACTAAATTTTTaacaatcaaataaaataataacacgTACATGCCAACATGGTGCGCTTAGAAaagattttctattttttcttcaaACAATAATAATGGCATCCTTTGGCTTATTATGTATgcttataattttaatttcccatctaattaattagtttcctttaggttctgTATGGAGTTCCATAATTTAACTTTTAGTTATAATAAGCTTCTACCTTTAATTCCACTTTACTTGAGCAAAAATTATATTGAAGTGTAAGCATGTTATGTATATTTTTCTATGTGCAATAGAAGTAGCTGTGTATGTTTAATTCACAAAGAAGCAATAATAATTCATATAAAGCAAAATAGCATAGCATTAAACTTTCATTTAAACTTTATATAAGCAAAATTGATAACACTCTTTTATTGACAGATTACACATAACTTGCCTAGCCTTGATGATGAGATCATATATTACTTATTAGtatatatattactaaataAAGTTCCACACCTTAATGCATGAATTAATCCTAAACTCCAATAGCTCCTAGATTTTGGAGCCTTATCATCAAAGGCCACGATGACCCAAATTTTGGAGTACTATATGCTTCTACTAATTAAGCTTCTTACCTTCTCCTAATTCAAATGACCTAGGAAATTAAAATGttaaatgtatttattttaCGTATTATATCGTGCAAACTTTTTTTTATCGTCTActgtttaaaataatataacagTAGATAATAAGGGAATTGACACGAtattaatgtaaaataaatacaagaaacatttattgttttattaGCAAAATGGAGCAACTAAAGTTGTTGGCTTGCTCGTAGCACTGGCTGCAGTGAaattgccaagaacatcatCCAAGTTCCAAAGTCCATCCCACAAGATTTCGTCACTTGATGATTCTGTTGCAGCTGGTGAGTAGTTATCATTATTATTGCCATTAATGTTATTGATGAACATCGGGTGGTAGAAGTATCCATGCTCTTCTTCTGTTGAGCTTTGTTGTTGGTACATGTCTTGTGGCTCTTGTTGAGAAATTGAAGGGACTCTTCTATTGTCATTATTATGATTTCCCATCTCAAGCAAGTTCATCATCATGATCCCCTTCATGTCCAAGTTGAATTGAAtttcttgttgctgttgttgaatttgctgctgctgctgcttcAACTGTTGCTGCTGCTGAAATTGCTGCCGCCTCAAGAGGCGGCTTTTCGCCTTCTCGGCCGCGTCAGATGGATTCTTAACCTTTTTCTTGAAATGAGTTCTCCAATAGTTCTTGATCTCGTTGTCCGTTCTTCCCGGCAAGCTTCTAGCAATTGTCGACCACCTGAACATCAATTTTATAACAGCGTATTGTCATATcagtaaaaattaaaataaaaaaaaaaagtttgagAAGAGAGTGGGATGAAGAATTGAAAtgattatatatgtatatatatacctGTTTCCCCATCTAGCATGGAGTTCAAGAATGATGCTTTCTTCTTGTGGTGTTATCTGACCCCTCTTGAGGTCTGGTCTCAGGTAATTCACCCATCTCAGCCTGCAACTCTTTCCATTCCTCTTCAGTCCTATCATCACAAATCAAACCATTATTAATATAAACTTTAATTCGGAATATATACTtgaactaaaaatattttgtaatacCATAATGTTAGAAAGAcgataaaaaaaaactaacgcAAATTAAACAGTTTAAATTcatcttatttaatattcattaataaTAACGATAATtagtaaatactaaataaaataaatttgaacTGTTTTTAGTTAATATTTGTTGTTATCAAATATTTTGGTTTGTACCTGCAAGCCTAGCAACAGAGTTCCATCGACCTTCGCCATGAATCTTGACATATTCAATGAGCAATCTATCTTCCTCAGCAGTCCAAGGACCCTTCCTCCATCCTCCTCCTCCAACTTCCTCTTCTATCATAACACCCCATCCCATTCCCATGTTCCCTCCCCAATACATTCAAATAATTGATTAATTAGTACTTAGCAGGTAACAGGGAGTGTTAATTAAGTAAATTCTATTCACTCATTTGTGTGTGGATTGTAGTGCTTATTATCGCGTATTTATACATGCAATGCTTCTTTATGATGTGCATGTGCCCCCTCAACTTGATTCTCTCGGTCAATTAATTACCAGTCATTTTCTTATCATCCATATCCATTAAcgcattattttatttaataatagtaataaacaTTATTGTTTCTCTTTAAGAAATATATAATACTACTTGGTGCATAACAACAAAACTCACCCTCACCTGATATGTATGACATAACAAAATCAAACTTTCACATATTTAAACTAAATCAAATCGGATACGGTTGGGAAATCATCAAAATTATGTAAATAATTGACTGTAAAACGAGGATTTGTCTCCAAATGTGTCAATCTATTTTTTTCTCCTAAGTTATCTGATATTGAGTACAATAATTAGTCTAATCTCTTAATTTTTAAGAGACTAAGTGATGAATCACTTGTCCAAACTtgtatcttttaatttataatgTGTATATTCATAGAAGTAtatatacacatgagaaaattttaactattagtagaatttattattttttattagtatttttaattattaatttaatttttttatttaacaatttaataatatacttttaactcatatttttaaatattgttgattaattattgaccaaaaataataaattatattaattttttaatatttttttatacatataatatatgagtgttaatttgaattcaaattcttttttatttaagtatatatttagtgttattaaattagtaatttaatttactaataataaataataatatttgatattataaaatgtgaaataattaaatattatatttaagtgaacataaatttaatttttgcagTTGAATCGAGTAAATgattaaaatacaaataaaatttgggttaaaaaatttaatcctcaaataaaattaaaatagaatttaaattatattttattttatttagaatatGATCAgtaactttttaatattttttattttattaataaattatatgatgagtgattatattttatttttttaaattaaaaaagttaaGAGGATTCAATCCTTTATTTAATAGCTAAAATTTTTGGTAGAtagaaacgtaaatggcaaccAATGTACACAACTTTCCAAACGACGCATAAAAACATCAATTGCAACTTGACCAAAATGCCCTTACTTCCCCCTATTATTTTTTCATCTGGTTGATGTTGGCCTCAGTAGTTAGTAGAAGTACATACCCTTGTCAATGGGGAATGCAATTTAGCACGAGGGCACTTTAGTAAATTCAATATGTGCTACGCTATTAGGTGACATGTTTAATTAACTATGAGGATGAAAACAAAGTATgataagataatacttgtttgATGCTAAAGCGGGcagaacaaaacaaaagaaCGAAAGGAAAGAGAAAATGTTGTTTTGCGATGAGGACACGTGTAAACTAGGGTTTATGCATCTAGACACAAAAGTTCCTAGTTAAGAAAGCATAATCCAAGGCAtggaacaaaaaataattaaatattaataggTGGTGCTCATTTTAAACCCTGAAAATTACAAGATCCCCAATGAGCAAAACACAGGTGTTGCATATTACTTACTTATTTAGGGGATCAATgcacaaaaattcaaaatttttgttattaaaatattaCAAGGTTGGATACCATTTTGGGTATTGGGTGAATTAAGTATTAAGGTTATGATGGGTGGGCACGTCATTTTAAGGGACAGGTGTTGCTTTCTTATTACATCTTTATTGGAAACATAACATTGTATATGCTTCTTGAACTACTGCTTGCTGCTCAAGCCATGAAATGAATGTCATTCTTAATTGATTTTTAGACCACAaattcttttataaataaaaaaaattattaaattactaACTGATATTTCGGAAAAACAAAAGGATGTATATATTTGGATTTGACACGACTCCTATTGGCATTGCAATACGATGCTATAGTGTAAAATAGATGtaacatacatatataaaattaatatgatgtgaatattaataattttaaattagaacaATAATCATGTGAATGCTTTATAAGTTAAAGTCTTCCGTACACGTGtaccaaaaatattatttatttatttattgtaatACCCTTCTAATTCTAACAAAATATTTCAACATAATATATTATTCACTAATTCACCAATTTAAATACAGTTAGTAGTTAGTACTGTAGAAAAACTTTATACAAATGTTGAATCATATACTGAGACTCGTCATTAATAATCTGAAAATAGAAATTAGTATAAACATTTAACTTAATAAGCATTATCTCAAAAATCTTGAAAATAGTAGCATATAAGTagttatttgtataaaatatattttaattttgagttaTTCTTTAGTACAAAAATTTTTTCATACAAATTCTACAAATCATTTATATTTACGCATTTTTTACGTTTTTCTCCgtgtctcttttttttttcttctttttcttctttctccatacctcctctttttcttctccttcttttttctccgtgtatcatcatcatcttcttcttcttcttcttctttctccgtgcatcatcttcttctttttcgtaattttttttctctcgtTATCGTCGTCATCAACACCACCTCttcctcctttttctcttcctccttttttcattgaaagttcttctcctcttttcgttttctctttctctttcatcatcagttatctcgttgttgaagatattaagataataaataattcaGGTTCAGATTTTCAATTGAATTAGAACGAAATTGAGTATTATTTTGAATCCAAGGCTAAGGTGTGGTTCAATTTAGAAGGAAAAATAtagcattagagaaaatatttttctgcaGCAAATTTGAGTGTAGTACagagatatttgggtgtaacacgaagatatttgggtacatttcaagaattttttggtgtatttttattctgataaattctgcataattcaaaactcttcctcttcttccttctcatcttctactgtttcttctttttttatcatcatcatcatcatcaccattcttttttttcttattcatcttttttttattttcccttctcaagtttcttcttgttttactctcttaacaagaataaaaataaaaaaaatcaaacaaataagaagaagaaacacattaCTTGAAAGAGAATGAACatacattcatttaactaaaagaaagaaagaaataagaaaaaaaaagaagaaaaaaatgcagcattagagaaaatatttttctgtatttacagcaaatttgggtgtaacacgaagatatttgggtgtaataCGAAAATATTTGGATGTATTTAAGAATTTTTggatgtatttttattctgataagttctgcataattcaaaagtcttcctcttcctccttctcatcttttactgtttcttctttttttttatcatcatcacaatctttttcttcttttttttcttattcatcttttctttttttattttaccttctcaagtttcttcttagcttgttttactctcttaacaagaataaaaataaaaaaatcaaacaaagaagaagaagaaacacataatgctgcaaaattacttgaaagaggatgaacttacattcatttaaccaaaagaaagaaagaaataagaaaaaataagaagaagaaaaaaaatgcagcattagagaaaatattttttttgtatttgcagcaaatttgggtgtaacacgaagatatttgggtgtaataTGAAGATATTTGGAtgtattttaagaattttttggtgtatttttattctcataagctttacataattcaaaactcttcctcttcctcttcttcatcttctactgcctattcatcttctactgcttcttcttcctcatcttcttatttcgttgtcttataatttttcttgggagaaaaaattaaacaaagaaaaaaaatacataatattgcaaaatcaatagaaagaggaagaggaaaaaaatgcaacaacaataacgataataaaaaaataacgaTAAAGACGAAACacgcgaaaaaaaagaagaaaaaacgtaaagaaaaaggagaagaagaaagaaaaagagaagaaggaggaggaggaggagaaggaagaacatgaagaagaaaaagtgtTGCGTGTGTTATCACACTCTAGTgggtaaatattatttttattagatttaaCCTAACTTATAAGActtgtaaacaaaaaaaatttgtatgtgTGACATAtctctttaattttatattaacggtagtataatataatatacCGAAACAAAgtctaatataatataatatgtaTTCTGACTTCTGATCTtaatgaaattttgaaaatatttatgCTTCTAATtgcttttaattattaataaggGTGTTTAATTAGAATTCAATAATCTtatctaataataatttatttgagCTAAATATATagtcttatatatatatatatatatatatatatatatatatatatatatatatatatatatatatatatacttgtttatttaatttttgtgaACGAATAATTTCaatacaaaattaaaactaactttcttttaattaataattgaagaacaatttttaatttaatcttttctCTACCccttattaatatatatttattcaaCTACTATTTTATTAAATGATTGTTATTGGTTGAGAAAAATTATTCCgcagaaaaataactaaaaaatccAAATATATATGTAGGTCACTTTTGAAAATGGATATTTtcaatattattaataattaaggaaataaagtataattttttactatcaattttataagtaaaattaaaataaatatataaaaaaataataaaaaattaagaatcatattttatatatactctcaatttttttaataattgaaaagATCTATTCCCGTCACCTTCTATATGGATCATCTTGTGTCATTTATTGGGTGtcgaaaaagataaaagaaaaatccaaaaataaaaaaaagctcTTATTCCACAAACCCTAACAATAATGTATccaattcttttaattaaaataatgaaatataAAATTGTAAAACTACTAGAGACTCCTACTAGAGTAATATCCGTGACTGGTACGGATTGAAAATCATAACAAAGTATCAAGCCATAATATATACACTTGTGTACTACTAAAACAGCTAAGCATATGTGTGCCcttaaaagaaatttaaaaaaaaaaactgaaggTTATTATAATAAAGAGAGATGATCCCATGTGCTTTCTTATGCTCtcaacaattttttatttttaggttAATACGTATAAAAATTCTTTGTTCTTTTTGGGTGTCTTTTCAAGATAGATTAGGATCAATGTTTTGTGATTTTAGTGGGGACACTAATATTAATTAAACGGAACCATTTGTCTTTCGgcttttaattaattgtttattAATATGATGTAG
The Arachis stenosperma cultivar V10309 chromosome 7, arast.V10309.gnm1.PFL2, whole genome shotgun sequence genome window above contains:
- the LOC130941555 gene encoding transcription factor MYB2, with protein sequence MYWGGNMGMGWGVMIEEEVGGGGWRKGPWTAEEDRLLIEYVKIHGEGRWNSVARLAGLKRNGKSCRLRWVNYLRPDLKRGQITPQEESIILELHARWGNRWSTIARSLPGRTDNEIKNYWRTHFKKKVKNPSDAAEKAKSRLLRRQQFQQQQQLKQQQQQIQQQQQEIQFNLDMKGIMMMNLLEMGNHNNDNRRVPSISQQEPQDMYQQQSSTEEEHGYFYHPMFINNINGNNNDNYSPAATESSSDEILWDGLWNLDDVLGNFTAASATSKPTTLVAPFC